The following are encoded together in the Strongyloides ratti genome assembly S_ratti_ED321, chromosome : 2 genome:
- a CDS encoding Acetylcholinesterase: protein MFFLIIILYILPQSLCKIIDKVETPYGNISGTEINVLGEKITEYLGVPYAYPPKNNYRFKKPVELKKPSWNGTYNAITLANACPQIVRFMNFSGYDASNPKNATNEECLQFNMWVPKGKNLPVLVFFHGGSWTLRTASVDKFNGSVLALKTKSIVVTPNFRLGFFGFAYLGNGSKISGNMGLLDQQMMLKWINMAIEPFGGDKNKVTIFGTSSGASSVAAHLFSEASKPYFIRGIMSSGTITHFMSTISPKLAEANTRNVSTQLGCNGDDNKILECLQSKSVNELLIAASKAKQPTQPPIPFSFIPINCDDVFFKGCINDKIIKESYNKDVDLIFGKTKDEATFFMATGFTNNTIFNCHFYPLKSISDFENGCIMNKTNFENLVNLGGKLLLFGKNEIHELYNIYDKLSYLTYTEKSIRILSDFIFNCDLSAFATKYSNSSSKNVYFYTYTKRSPINVWPKWTGAMHGDDLIDIFGIPFRHPEKYDEKILEKEKSYSDNVMWTIGNFTSTGNPSLYWEKYTPNNTKSLDFNGKLDLSKTSKHVDAIPSTCIEISKIIKKLITVNFKVKTTLLSIETTTTSLN from the exons atgttttttttaattatcattttatatattttaccacaaagtttatgtaaaattattgataaagtAGAAACACCTTATGGTAATATAAGTGGAACTGAAATT aaTGTATTAGGAGAAAAAATAACAGAATATCTAGGAGTTCCATATGCTTATCCtccaaaaaataattatcgaTTTAAAAAACCagttgaattaaaaaaacccTCATGGAATGGTACTTATAATGCAATTACATTAGCAAATGCTTGTCCACAAATTGTTAGATTTATGAATTTTAGTGGATATGATGCATCAAATCCAAAAAATGCTACAAATGAAGAATGTCTTCAATTTAATATGTGGGTTCCAAAAGGTAAAAATTTACCTGTCTTAGTATTTTTCCATGGTGGTAGTTGGACATTGAGAACAGCTTCTgtagataaatttaatggTTCTGTTCTAgctttaaaaacaaaatcaaTAGTTGTTACACCAAATTTTAGATTGGGTTTTTTTGGTTTTGCTTATTTAGGTAATGGATCAAAAATTTCAGGAAACATGGGATTATTGGATCAACAAATGATGTTGAAATGGATAAATATGGCAATTGAACCATTTGGTGGAGACAAAAATAAAGTAACAATATTCGGGACAAGTTCTGGTGCTTCATCTGTTGCAGCACATTTATTTTCTGAAGCTAGTAAACCATACTTTATTAGAGGAATTATGAGTTCAGGAACGATAACACATTTTATGAGTACAATATCTCCTAAATTGGCAGAAGCAAATACAAGAAATGTTTCAACACAGTTAGGATGTAATGgtgatgataataaaatattggaaTGTTTACAAAGTAAAAGTGTTAATGAATTGTTGATTGCTGCAAGTAAAGCTAAACAACCAACTCAACCACCAATACCATTTTCATTCATACCTATTAACTGTGATGACGTTTTTTTTAAAGGATGTATAAATGAtaagataataaaagaaagttATAATAAAGATGTTGATCTTATATTTGGAAAAACTAAAGATGAAGCAACATTTTTTATGGCAACTGGTTTTACTAACAATACTATCTTTAATTGCCATTTTTATCCATTAAAATCTATTTCAGATTTTGAAAATGGTTGTATTATGAATAAAactaattttgaaaatttggTAAATCTTGGAGgtaaattattactttttggaaaaaatgaaatacatgaattatataacatttacGATAAACTTTCTTATTTGACATATACTGAAAAATCAATAAGAATTCTATctgattttatatttaattgtgaTTTATCTGCTTTTGCTACAAAATACTCCAATTCATCttcaaaaaatgtatatttttacacATACACAAAAAGATCACCAATAAATGTATGGCCAAAATGGACAGGAGCAATGCATGGAGAtgatttaattgatatatttgGTATTCCATTTAGACATCCTGAGAAatatgatgaaaaaatattagaaaaagaaaaatcttACTCTGATAATGTTATGTGGACAATAGGAAATTTTACAAGTACCGGTAATCCCTCATTATATTGGGAAAAATATACTCctaataatacaaaatctCTTGATTTTAATGGAAAATTAGATTTAAGTAAAACATCAAAACATGTTGATGCTATTCCTTCTACTTGTATTGAAATTagcaaaattataaaaaaattgataacgGTAAATTTTAAGGTAAAAACaacattattatcaattgaaACAACTACAAcatcattaaattaa
- a CDS encoding Astacin-like metalloendopeptidase has translation MIFFKYFLLYIIFNNFIKYIVNKNINNINFSSIRTKRKVIGEVIYKWTLPIPYYVDKNLDHNLIKIALNEIEYNTCIRFRQMNEMIDGISGIQYYFGNTCSSKVGRVLGKIWQRISIGDDCNEKGRIQHETLHALGIDHEHSRYDRHNFIYLIEKNVADEYKHNFLVVSEINSNTFNIPYDYGSIMHYDMYSFSKNGNPTMIPKDELYKTTIGHVHSFSFNDIKTVNLYYCAKKCSVKIYCFNGGYQNPNKCNTCICIEGFVGYNCRYFQKSKNFCGITTFIAHKISKEIKNGGNKYCIYHIKTLKRYKIGIKLNFVNIQTVEKKICEPDNSLEIKYWEDKTVTGARFCGIIIGTTFISKNDYVIIYFRSNNMGSNFKITFKRI, from the exons atgatattttttaaatattttttactatatataatatttaataattttataaaatat attgtaaataaaaatataaataatattaatttttcatcaattagaacaaaaagaaaagtaaTAGGAgaagttatttataaatggaCTTTACCAATACCATATTATGTTGATAAAAATCTTGatcataatttaataaaaatagctTTAAATGAAATAGAATATAATACATGTATAAGATTTAGACAAATGAATGAAATGATTGATGGAATATCAGGgatacaatattattttggaAATACTTGTTCAAGTAAAGTAGGAAGAGTTCTTGGTAAAATATGGCAACGAATAAGTATTGGTGATGATTGTAATGAAAAAGGTAGAATACAACATGAAACACTTCATGCATTAGGAATTGATCATGAACATTCTAGATATGATAgacataattttatatatttaattgaaaaaaatgtgGCTGATGaatataaacataattttttagttgTTTCAGAAATTAATTCtaatacatttaatataCCATATGATTATGGATCAATTATGCATTATGATATGTATTCATTTAGTAAAAATGGCAATCCAACAATGATACCAAAAGatgaattatataaaacaacTATTGGTCATGTACAtagtttttcttttaatgatattaaaacagtaaatttatattattgtgcaaaaaaatgtagtgttaaaatatattgttttaatgGTGGTTATCAAAATCCAAATAAATGTAATACTTGTATATGTATTGAAGGTTTTGTTGGATATAATTGTagatattttcaaaaatcaaaaaatttctGTGGTATAACAACATTTATTGCtcataaaatttcaaaagaaataaaaaatggaggtaataaatattgtatttatcatataaaaacattaaaaagatataaaattgGAATAAAACTTAATTTTGTCAATATACAAACGGTTGAAAAAAAGATATGTGAACCTGATAACtcattagaaataaaatattgggAAGATAAGACAGTAACTGGAGCACGTTTTTGTGGAATTATTATTGGTACtacttttatttcaaaaaatgattatgtTATAATATACTTTAGAAGCAATAATATGggaagtaattttaaaataacatttaaaagaatttaa
- a CDS encoding Astacin-like metalloendopeptidase — MSKELFFLNIVVTILYLVNGDSLNYLEDVKHTARAMRIMTDMHRRLRRQAAIRMPNALGQKKFNPNLMWKKAFNKLKIINIMRNPKLYQGDVLFTKIQAEYMVQKTRMHLAQRGIRYPTISFENTTRVKRRVLTNKFFRWNMPIEIYIEPEVDKRVVDRALIEIQQYTCIRFKKVVPPLVGRPGIRFFKGTDCHSYVGRAYDDKFQEICIGNGCDRVSTIQHETLHALGVFHEQARPDRDKYITIVTNNISPNRLYNFDIIDKQDYDDYGLTYDYTSLMHYPINLFSVNNQPTTLPKDKNYILSIGTQEKLTYNDIKLINLHYCSKVCPKRISCANWGYQNPNNCNLCVCPPGFNGPNCGTVGVSSRNCGQTILRATEIIQELRPRGIGLCHFMIQGPVGTKIAYKFVEGEIYPRFNDYCTYENTIEIKYWKDKSVSGARFCVEPMNLPRFSFDHLLEIVYRSNETENYASIVFKIVKNF; from the exons atgagtaaagaattattttttttaaatattgttgttACAATT ttatatttagtaaatggagattctttaaattatttagaaGATGTAAAGCATACAGCAAGAGCTATGAGAATTATGACTGATATGCATCGAAGATTACGTCGTCAAGCTGCTATTCGGATGCCAAATGCTTTAggtcaaaaaaaatttaatcctAATCTTATGTGGAAAAAagcttttaataaattaaaaattataaatataatgagAAATCCAAAACTTTATCAAGGAGATGTATTGTTTACAAAAATTCAAGCTGAATATATGGTTCAAAAAACAAGAATGCATTTAGCACAAAGAGGTATAAGATATCCAACAATTTCTTTTGAAAATACTACAAGAGTAAAAAGAAGAGTACttactaataaattttttagatgGAATATGCCAATTGAAATTTATATTGAACCAGAAGTTGATAAAAGAGTTGTAGATAGAGCATTAATTGAAATTCAACAATACACATGtattagatttaaaaaagtagTTCCACCTCTTGTTGGAAGACCTGGAATACGATTTTTTAAAGGTACTGATTGTCATAGTTATGTTGGTAGAGCATATGACGATAAATTTCAAGAAATTTGTATAGGAAATGGTTGTGATAGAGTTTCTACAATACAACATGAAACATTACATGCTTTAGGTGTTTTTCATGAACAAGCTAGACCAGATagagataaatatataacaattgtaacaaataatatttcaccaaatagattatataattttgatattattgACAAACAAGATTATGATGATTATGGTCTTACATATGATTACACATCACTTATGCATTATcctataaatttatttagtgTTAATAATCAACCAACTACACTTccaaaagataaaaattatatattatcaattgGTACACAAGAAAAACTTAcatataatgatattaaactTATAAATCTTCATTATTGTTCAAAAGTTTGTCCAAAACGAATATCATGTGCTAATTGGGGATATCAAAATCCAAATAATTGCAATCTATGTGTTTGCCCACCTGGATTTAATGGACCTAATTGTGGTACAGTAGGTGTTTCTTCAAGAAACTGTGGGCAAACAATTTTAAGAGCAACTGAAATTATACAAGAATTAAGACCTAGAGGTATAGGTTTATGTCATTTTATGATACAAGGTCCTGTCGGAACAAAAATTGCTTATAAATTTGTTGAAGGTGAAATTTATCCAAGATTCAACGATTATTGCACATATGAAAATacaatagaaataaaatattggaaAGATAAATCAGTTTCTGGAGCAAGATTTTGTGTAGAACCAATGAATTTACCTCGTTTTTCTTTTGATcatttattagaaattgtTTATCGTAGTAATGAAACTGAAAATTATGCTtctattgtttttaaaattgttaagaatttttaa
- a CDS encoding Astacin-like metalloendopeptidase, translating into MIEKFILFNAFFTVFKILYLINGNTLDYFTNAEHTARAMRVMADMHRRLRRQSAIRMPNAVNQKKPFDPKLMWKKAVMKVRIINVMKNPSLYQGDVMLTKQQALHLVEKTRQHLAKKGIRYPIFSFANSTRIKRKVAGGNFHKWSMPIHYFIEQGVNVNNVEMGLRDLQMRTCLRFKRVGHPIPGSPGLHYFFGQGCVSYIGKIDNTKFQQISLGSDCNSVSIAQHETLHAMGLFHEQSRIDRDKYIYIVTQNIIPKHLHNFDIVDKDDSNSYGLPYDYTSIMHYPINLFGINDQQTTSPKDKTYTFSIGTQEQPTFIDTQTVNIHYCSNICRQKIFCDNWGYQDPNDCSKCICPPGFSGRDCGWIGVSPPECGQTIFEATNKVQGINVNGRKKCYFMITSPEGTKIAYKITEHIISPFYLDSCTYQNSVEIKFWEDKSVSGARYCKTAMNLPLISHYHQLIVIYRSNETTNYAVIAFKAVTKF; encoded by the exons atgattgaaaaatttattctttttaatgctttttttacagtttttaaaatt ctatatttaataaatgggAATACTTTAGACTATTTTACAAATGCTGAACATACAGCAAGAGCTATGAGAGTTATGGCTGATATGCATCGAAGATTACGTCGTCAATCAGCTATTCGGATGCCAAATGCtgtaaatcaaaaaaaaccATTTGATCCTAAGCTTATGTGGAAGAAAGCTGTTATGAAAGTAAGAATTATAAATGTAATGAAAAATCCAAGTCTTTATCAAGGTGATGTAATGTTAACAAAACAACAAGCATTACATTTAGTTGAAAAAACAAGACAACATTTAGCAAAAAAAGGTATCAGATACccaatattttcttttgcAAATTCTACaagaattaaaagaaaagtaGCTGGTGGTAATTTTCATAAATGGAGTATGCcaattcattattttattgaacaAGGTGTTAATGTAAATAATGTTGAAATGGGATTACGTGATCTTCAAATGAGAACATGTCTTAGATTTAAAAGGGTAGGCCATCCTATTCCAGGTAGTCCTGGTTTACACTACTTTTTTGGACAAGGATGTGTAAGTTATATAGGTAAAATAGATAATACGAAATTTCAACAAATAAGTCTTGGAAGTGATTGTAATTCTGTATCAATTGCTCAACATGAAACATTACATGCTATGGGTTTATTTCATGAACAATCAAGAATAGATagagataaatatatatatattgtaacacaaaatataataccaAAACACTTAcataattttgatattgtTGATAAAGACGATTCTAATTCTTATGGTCTTCCATATGATTATACATCAATTATGCATTATcctataaatttatttggtATAAATGATCAACAAACTACATCTCCAAAAGATAAAACATATACATTTTCAATTGGTACACAAGAACAACCTACATTTATTGATACACAAACTGTTAATATACATTATTGTTCTAATATTTGTcgtcaaaaaatattttgtgatAACTGGGGTTATCAAGATCCTAATGATTGTAGTAAATGTATATGTCCTCCAGGGTTTAGTGGACGTGATTGTGGTTGGATTGGTGTGTCACCTCCTGAATGTGGGCAAACAATTTTTGAAGCAACAAATAAAGTTCAAGGAATAAATGTTAATGGTcgtaaaaaatgttattttatgataaccAGTCCAGAAGGAACAAAAATTGCTTATAAAATTACTGAACATATAATTTCACCTTTTTATTTGGACAGTTGTACTTATCAAAACAGtgtagaaataaaattttgggAAGATAAATCAGTTTCTGGTGCAAGATATTGCAAAACTGCTATGAATTTACCATTGATTTCACATTACCATCAACTAATAGTTATTTATCGTAGCAATGAAACTACTAATTATGCTGTTATAGCATTTAAAGCTGTTaccaaattttaa
- a CDS encoding Astacin-like metalloendopeptidase has protein sequence MRSVFYIIVKNFKIFTIILLFFLNNVLLGNNIIDSLENNYEKFKRSINMSSKFVELDEISSRKKRYFSANRQNKWKFPIPYIVDKTLDFFYIQTALSFITMETCITFTARELEIKRRPGIIFVSGHSYKNFIEKKNDKKSQIIKVSLDKYDIGNLQRKILYTLGLEFEHCHPDRDHYLKIVYQNIITWKTNLFNIIPEIKNNAYKVPYDYGSIMHVGKFFSSANNLETIVPKKIPYSNTLGQNEDLSYLDLKKLNLYYCSKICKKKFPCFNGGYQNPKKCNTCICVRGFFGRHCEYIPQIDRVCGKVKFYASNIPNKIKSNGIKNCFYHILSKIGKKIQITIELVSIPSFTNEFCRAQNSLEIKYLFDKTTTGARFCGYVKSLTFISKSDYVIVYYKSKSRESLFRLSYQEI, from the exons ATGAGAAGTgtgttttatataatagtaaaaaattttaaaatatttactattattcttttattttttcttaataatgttttg TTgggaaataatattatagatagtttagaaaataattatgaaaaatttaaaagatcaATAAATATGTCTTCAAAATTTGTTGAATTAGATGAAATATctagtagaaaaaaaaggtatTTTAGTGCAAATAGACAAAATAAATGGAAATTTCCAATACCTTATATAGTTGATAAAACTCTtgattttttctatatacaAACCGCTTTGTCTTTCATAACAATGGAAACGTGTATAACTTTTACAGCACGtgaattagaaataaaacGAAGACCAggaattatttttgtttcaggtcattcttataaaaattttatagaaaaaaaaaatgataagaaatctcaaattataaaagtttcttTAGATAAATATGATATTGGAAATTTACAacgtaaaatattatatactttAGGATTAGAATTTGAACATTGTCATCCTGACAGagatcattatttaaaaattgtttatcaaaatattattacttggaaaacaaatttatttaatataataccAGAAATTAAGAATAATGCATATAAAGTACCATATGATTATGGATCAATCATGCATGtaggtaaatttttttcctcCGCCAACAATTTAGAAACAATTGtaccaaaaaaaattccTTATTCAAATACATTAGGTCAAAATGAAGATTTATCTTAtctagatttaaaaaaattaaatttatattattgttcaaagatttgtaaaaaaaaatttccatGTTTTAATGGTGGTTATCAAAATcctaaaaaatgtaatactTGTATTTGTGTACGTGGTTTCTTTGGAAGGCATTGTGAATATATACCACAAATAGATAGAGTATGTGGTAAAGTAAAGTTCTATGCTTCAAATATAccaaacaaaataaaatcaaatggtattaaaaattgtttttaccATATACTAAGTaaaataggaaaaaaaattcagATAACAATTGAATTAGTTTCGATACCATCATTTACCAATGAATTTTGTAGAGCACAAAATAGTttagaaattaaatatttatttgataaaactACAACTGGTGCTCGTTTTTGTGGTTATGTTAAATCATTAACTTTCATATCAAAAAGTGATTATGTTATCgtgtattataaaagtaaaagtaGGGAAAGTTTATTTAGATTAAGTTAtcaagaaatataa
- a CDS encoding Astacin-like metalloendopeptidase: MFFFTPIFIFCDLNPKLELKRCINTKKCDNNYENKNNYCCENEIDIINKKNKSNKIFVKYNNVEEKIFMLKNNTKIFQGDIILNEKQVEDLFYYKSDTINNNFLNNNFLIDFNIRNKRKVMRNKESKWDFPIPYFIGDGVNEHLVEKAIYFLEKDTCVKFEKYDLPKVGVSGIYYLYGKGCKSYIGKQPGTIWQEIIIGEGCNDVGRVQHETLHALGFFHEQSRFDRDRFITILLKNVVEEEKYNFLINTHNESDTLGFAYDYGSIMHYGVYSFSKNKQPTMLPKDILYKKTIGHADKATFSDIKMINLHYCSNLCHNEIKCYNGGYQDPKDCNNCKCVEGYGGPDCSKIVPQEIQCGKFVYRTNDYVESFTVKGAKTCIYHFVAPQNMRVGIKILLSRMYPNKEKECLSLNAAEIKYWNDKSISGARFCLISQNICFISHNHHVMIYYRSNKETNFFSMLYKSVNMSNHNLKQKEIEKRYKKLKKKREK; encoded by the exons atgtttttttttacaccaatttttattttttgtgaTTTA aatCCCAAATTAGAATTAAAGAGGTGtattaatactaaaaaatgtgataataactatgaaaataaaaataattactgttgtgaaaatgaaattgatattataaataaaaaaaataaatcaaataaaatttttgttaaatataataatgttgaagaaaaaatatttatgttaaaaaataatacaaaaatatttcaaggtgatattattttaaatgaaaaacaggtagaagatttattttattataaaagtgatacaataaacaataattttttaaataataattttttaatcgattttaatattaggaataaaagaaaagtaaTGAGAAATAAGGAATCAAAATGGGATTTTCCAATACCATATTTTATAGGTGATGGTGTTAATGAACATTTGGTTGAAAAAgcgatatattttttagaaaaagatacatgtgttaaatttgaaaaatacgATCTACCTAAAGTTGGTGTGTCTGgtatttattatctttatggAAAAGGATGTAAAAGTTATATTGGTAAACAACCAGGTACAATTTGGCAAGAGATAATAATTGGAGAAGGATGTAATGATGTTGGAAGAGTTCAACACGAAACTTTACATGCTTTAGGATTTTTTCATGAACAAAGTAGATTTGATAGAGATCGTTTTATTAcgattttattaaaaaatgtagttgaagaagaaaaatataattttttaataaatacacATAATGAATCAGATACATTAGGATTTGCTTATGATTATGGGTCCATTATGCATTATGGTGTATATTcatttagtaaaaataaacaacCAACAATGTTAccaaaagatatattatataaaaaaacaattggTCATGCTGATAAAGCAACTTTTTctgatattaaaatgataaatttacattattGTTCGAATTTGTGtcataatgaaataaaatgttataatggTGGTTACCAAGATCCAAAAGATTGTAATAATTGTAAGTGCGTTGAAGGATATGGAGGACCTGATTGTAGTAAAATAGTGCCACAAGAAATTCAATGTGGTAAATTTGTTTATAGAACAAACGATTATGTAGAATCTTTCACTGTTAAAGGAGCAAAAACATGTATTTACCATTTTGTTGCACCTCAAAATATGAGAGttggtataaaaatattattatctagAATGTATCCAAATAAGGAAAAAGAATGTCTTTCTTTAAATGCTgctgaaataaaatattggaaTGATAAATCAATTTCTGGAGCAAGATTTTGCTTAATTTcacaaaatatttgttttatttccCACAACCATCAtgtaatgatatattatagaagtaataaagaaacaaactttttttcaaTGCTATATAAATCTGTTAATATGTCAAATCATAATCTTAAGcaaaaagaaattgaaaaaagatataaaaaattaaaaaagaaaagggaaaaataa